The window GCCGCGAGCGTCCGCGTCTTCATGTCGAAACGGTGCTCGAGGTATTCGTACGCGGTATAGACCTTCGCCCGGTAGAAGAACGGCACGAGCGTGACCGACAAAATGATCATCGCGATCGGCAGCCCGAAGTAGAACTGCACGAACCGCATCCCGTCCGCGGCCCCCTGGCCTGTCGTTCCGACCAGCGTGATCGCGGAAAGCTGCGTGGCCATCACCGACAGGCCAACCGCCCACCAGGGCAGGCTTCGATTGGCGAGGAAATAGCCTTCTACCTCGTCGGTCCTCTTCGACCGTCTCAACCCGTCCCAGACGATCCAGACCAGGTACGCGACGACGACGGCCCAGTCAAGTGGACGCATTCAGGCCTCGCGGCGCGGGCTGCGCCGGCGCCGTTGCTGTGGTGTCGTCATCAGCGGAGATAGGCACCCAGCACCCAAAGCGCCGAGACGACGATGATTTCGGTGATGATGACGGCGGTGTAGAGGCGGCCCATCGATGGGCCACCATTCTAGGCGATCGGACGTGCACCCCGCGATGCCGCCCCGCGATCGCTACGCGATCGGGGCGCCAAGCCCCTCGGTGCCGCGCGTGCTGTCGGCGGGATGTGGCCGGGCGGGCCCCGGCGCGATCTCGATGACGATGTCGCCGTCCAGAACGCTCGCGTTGATGTCGATCGTCTCGGGCGCCTTCACGATCGCCTCGCCCGGACGAAGCTCGATCTGCAGCCGGTACTTCCCGGGAGGGACCTTGACCGTGAAGCCGCCGTCCGCGCCGCTGCTCACGGACCGGCGGCTGCCCGTCGCCACGTTGACGACCTCGACGCGGCGCCCCGCGAGCCGTGAAGCATCGCCGGGAGTCATGAGGCGCCCGCTGATTGTGCCGTCGCTCGTTGGCGGCGCCGGGCCGGGATCGACCACCGGCACACCCCTCCGGCAGGCGGCCACCGACGGCAGCACTGCCGCGCTCAGCACACCCACGGCAACAATCCACGCCGCCCGACGGGCCTGTATCCCCACAAACGCCCCTTGCGACGGTTCTGCAAGATGAACGCCGCGCTCGTGGACAACGCCTCGACCGACGACACGGCAGAGGTGGCGAGCGCGTTCTGTAGAACTTGCGGCCCGGCTGCTCGACGACGATGAGGAGATCGGCCGGGGCTGGCGTTGTTGCCAGCGGGCGACTCAACGGTCAGGGCTTCCTGCCGGTGAGATTCAGCCTCCAGTAGTCGAGGACGAACGGGGGATCGTCAGCCGCCGCTCGAGACACGAGCGCGTCGGCAAACGCGGATTGCAGGTGCGGCGGCAACCGATTGAGATACGGGTGCAGACAGACGATCTCGACAAACGCCCGGAACTCGTCCGCCGCATCGAACTGGATCGGAGCGGGCTCGAGCCACGTCGAGACGTCGCGAAACCCGGCGTGTTCCATCCTGGCTCTTGTCGTCTCCGGATCGGCGTACGTCCAGGGCTCCGACCAGCCCGTCTCAAAACAGGTCAGGTAGGGTTCCTGCTGAATGAGTTGTGATGCGCGCCCGCGCAGGCGCGCGAGGTTCGGCCCGCCCCCAGCCTGGGCGTGCAGTCGCCCGCCGGAGGCGAGCGCCACGAAGAGGCTGCGGAAAAGCGCGTCATGATCGAGCACCCAATGGAACGTGGCCGTGCTGAACACGACGTCGAACGCGGCCACGAACGGCAGCGCGGCGGCATGCGCCCGGACGAGCGGCACGCCGACGTCCACAAGATGCGTCCTCGCCTGCGCCAGCATGGAGGCGGACCTGTCGACGCCGACCACCCTCCCGGCGGACACGCGGGACGCGACTTCCCGCGTCAGTCGCCCCGTGCCGCAGCCGACGTCGACGATCCGCTCGGTGCCGTCGAGCTCGAGGCGCGCGAGGACCCGCATGCCCCAGTTGAATTGAGGAGCCGATACGCGGTGGTAGACGCCGGCGTTCCAGTCAGCCATCCCAGCCGATTCTTTCATAGTCGGAACGCCGATTTTCCGTCGCCGGCACGCCGCCACCACCTGGGCGGGACCGCAAGTTACCGGCACTTTCAGCGCGATTTCGTGGCACCCCAATTGCGTCGCGTACGGATGCTCTTTACAATAGGCCTCTCTTCCTTTTCGACGCAGCGCGCCAAGGAGGTCCGTATGGCGATCGCGTCACCCATTCGCGAGTACCTGAACAGCGAAGACGTCTCGTACGTCGCCTTCACGCATCCCGTCGCCTTCACCGCCCAGGAGGAAGCGGCACGCTCGCACGTCCCCGGCTGGGCCTGGGCGAAGATCGTCGTGTGCTTTGCTGACGACGAGCCGATCCAGGCCGTCGTGCCCGCGCCGATGAACGTCGACCTCGGGCGGCTGCGCGCATTGGCGCACGCCGCGGTCCTGCGTCTTGCCCGCGAAGATGAAATGGCCGCGCTCTACCCCGGGTGTGAGCCGGGGGCCGAGCCACCCTTCGGCCCGCTCTTCCATCAGCGCGTGTTCGTGGATGAGCGTCTTGGGGGACAGGACGAGGTCGTGTTCAACGGCGGCACGCATCGCGACGCGATTCGCATGGGCTATCGTGAGCTCGTCGAGATCACCAACGCGATCGTCGGACGGTTCGGTCGGCCTGCGTAACCGAGCAGGAGGTCCCCATGATCTCCATCACCCGGATCCTGTGCCCCGTGGACTTCTCCGGCCACTCGCGGCTCGCCCTGGATTACGCCACGGCGCTCGCGCGGTGGTACGAAGCGGAAGTCGTCGCGCTCCACGCGCACTCCGTCAGCATGGTGCCCGCCACGATCGGCGCGTTTCCCGCGGCAACGTCGGTCGGCGTACCGCTCACGCGCGAAGAAATCACCGGCGACCTCGACGAGTTCGTGCGCCCCGTGCAGGCGGCACAGGTGCGCGTGCGAACGGTCGTGGCGATGGGAGGCGCCGCCCACAATATCCTCGAGGCCGCCGAGAAGCTGCCCGCGAGCCTCATCGTGATGGGTACACACGGCGCCTCGGGCTTCGAGCGCCTGATGCTCGGCTCAATTACCGAGAAGGTGCTGCGGAAGGCGAGTTGCCCCGTGCTCGTCGTCCCCCGTCGCGCGGACGCGCCGAGCGGCAGGCCGATCGTGTTCCGGCGAATCCTGTGCGCGGTGGATTTCTCCCCATGCTCGCGGAAGGCGGCGTCGTACGCGCTGTCGCTGGCCGAAGAGGCCGGCGGCGCGCTCACGTTCCTCAACGTCGTCGAGGCATTCGACGACGAGCCGCTCACGGCGGCACGCTTCGACGTGGCAGAATATCGCGAGCACCTGCGCCAGGCTGCCGGGGAGCGGCTCGCCGACCTGGTGCCCCGCGAGGCGCGGACGTGGTGTGACTGCCACACGGTGGTGCGCGCAGGCAAGCCGCACCGCGAGATCCTCGAGGCGGCCCGGGTCATGGACGCGGACCTGATCGTCGTCGGCGTCCGCGGCCGCAACGCGGTAGAACGGGCCCTGTTCGGCTCCACGACCAACCAGGTGGTGCGCCGGGCGGAGTGCCCCGTGCTGACCGTTCGCTCCTGACCGCGCGTATAATCCGGCGGATCATGCGACACGGATTCGCCGGATTCCTGCTTCTCCTCATCCTTGCCACCGGGATCGGCCTCGCGTCGTACGCCGTCACGCGCCAGCCGGAGCGGTACGACGTCCTCATCCTCAACGGCACGGTCTACGACGGCACCGGCGGCGAGGGGACTCGCGCCGACGTGGCGATTCGCGGCGATCGCATCGCGCGGGTGGGATCGCTCGAAGGGCACGGCGCGGGCCTCGTGATCGACGCGCGCGGACTCGCCGTCGCCCCGGGTTTCATCAACATGCTCTCCTGGTCCACCGAGTCGCTCCTGGTCGACGGGCGGTCGCTCGGCGAGATTGCGCAGGGTGTCACGACGCAGATCTTCGGCGAAGGGGATTCGATGGGCCCCCTCACGCCGGAGATGACGAAGCGCCGCCTCGAGGCGCAGGGGGACATCACGTTCGACATCACCTGGACGACGCTCGCCGGGTACCTGCAGGAACTCGAGCGCCGCGGGGTCTCGCAGAACGTCGCGTCGTTCATCGGCGCGACAACGCTTCGTGAATACGTCGTCGGACTGGAGGACCGAAAGGCGACGCCCGAGCAGATCCGGCAGATGCAGCGGCTCGTGCGACAGGAAATGGAGGCGGGCGCGCTGGGGATCGGCTCATCCTTGATCTATGCCCCGGCGTTCTATGCCGGCACCGAAGAGCTGATCGAGCTGTGCCGCGCGGCGGCGCCGTACCGGGGCAAGTACATCTCGCACATGCGCTCGGAAGGGAACCGGCTGATCGAGGCGGTCGAGGAACTCCTGCGCGTGGCGCGCGAGGCGAAGGTCCCGGCGGAAATCTACCACCTGAAGGCGGCCGGCCAGAACAACTGGCCGAAGATGGATCGCGTCATCGCGATGGTGGAAGCCGCGCGCGCTGAAGGGTTGTCGATCACCGCGGACATGTACACGTATCCGGCCGGCGCGACAGGACTGGACGCGGCCATGCCGCCGTGGGTGCTCGACGGCGGATACGAGGCGCTGTTCAAGCGGCTCCGGGATCCGAAGGAGCGCGCGCGAATCGCCCGGGCGATCCGCACGCCCACCGACGAGTGGGAGAACCTGTATCTCGCGGCAGGCTCGGCCGACCGCGTGCTGCTTGTGGACTTCAAGAAACCGAGCATGAAGAAATACACGGGCCTGACGCTTGCGGAAGCGGCCAAACAGCGCGGGGAAGATCCCGTGGACACGATCATGAACCTCGTGCTCGCAGACGAGTCGCGCGTGGGGACCGTGTATTTCATGATGTCCGAGGAGAACATCCGCAGGCAGATCCGCCTGCCGTGGTTGTCCTTCGGGTCGGACGCGGCATCGATGGCGCCCGAAGAACCCTTCACCCGGTCGTCGGCTCACCCGCGCGCCTACGGGAATTTCGCGCGCGTGCTCGGCAAGTACGTCCGCGACGAGCGCGTGCTGACGCTGGGCGAAGCGGTGAGGAAGCTGGCGGCGCTGCCCGCCGCCAACCTGGAACTGGAAGGGCGCGGGCTCCTGAAGGCGGGCATGTTCGCCGACCTCGCGATCTTCGATCCGGCAACGGTGGCCGACACGGCCACGTTCGAAAAACCGCACCAGCTGGCCGTGGGCATGAAGCACGTCTTCGTCAACGGCGCGCACGTGCTGCGGGACGGCGAGCATACAGGCGTCAAGCCGGGGCGCGCGCTGCGAGGCGCCGGCGCGCGGCCGTAACAGAAATCTCCCGGAGAACCCACCGCAGAAGCCGCGGAACACGCGGACGGCTCCTGTGGGGAGTGTATAATCGCCGGCCACCGTGATCGCCGACCGCTCGCAGAGAGAACTCGCCCAGCTGACGCGGCAGCTCGAGGAGCTGAATCGTGTCGGCGCGGCGCTGTCTGCGGAGCGGGAGCTGCCGAAGCTCCTCGAGCTGATCCTGACCAAGGCGCGTGAGATCACCGGCGCCGAGGCGGGCTCGCTGTATATCGTCGAGACCGTTCCCGACGCGCTGCCGCCCGCGTCCGGCGTCGACGCGCCGCGGCAGCTCCGCTTCAGGCACGCGCAGAACGACGCCGTGCAACTCCCCTTCCGCGAGGCGCCGCTCGCCATCACCGACCGGTCCATCGCCGGCCACGCGGCGCTGACAGGCGCCCTGCTCAACATCCAGGACGCGTACGACCTCCCGGCGGGGGTTCCGTACTCTCTCGACCAGTCGTTCGACGAAGCGGCGGGCTATCGCACGCAGTCGGTGCTCGCCGTGGCCATGCGCACGCCCAAGGGCGATACGGTCGGCGTGCTGCAGTTGATCAACGCGAAAGAGGACGGGCGCGTCGTCCCGTTCACGGCGCAGCACGAGGCGCTGCTGACCTCGCTCGCCGCGCAGGCGGCGGTGGCGCTCGAAAATTCGCTGCTGTACGCGGCGATCCAGAACCTGTTCGAGGGATTCGTCCGCGCGTCGATCGTGGCGATCGAAGCCCGCGATCCGACGACCAGCGGACATTCGTTCAGGGTGGCGAACCTGACGGTGGCACTGGCCGAGGCCGCGGACCGGTCCGGCGGCGGCCCGCTCGCGGGCGTCACGTTCTCGCGCGAAGAGATGCGGACGATTCGCTACGCCTCGCTGCTGCACGATTTCGGCAAGGTCGGCGTCCGCGAGGAAGTGCTCGTCAAGGCCAAGAAGCTGTATCCCCACCAGCTCAATCTGATTCACGAGCGCTTCAAGCTCGCGCGCCGCAGCCGCGAAGTCGCGGCGCTCCAGCGGCGGCTCGACTTCCTGCTCGCCAACGGCCGCGAGGCGTACCTGCAGCAGCTTCCCCAGTTCGACGTCGAGCTGGCGGACGGCTTCGGGGAGCTCGATCGGCTGCTCGCGGCGATCCTGGCCGCCAACGAGCCGACGGTGCTCGCCGAGGGAAGCTTCGAGGCCCTGCAGGAGGCCGCCGCGTTCGCCTTTCCCGACGTGGATGGCGCGAGCCGCAGCCTGCTGCAACCCGAGGAAGTGCGGCTGCTCTCGCTCCGGAAGGGATCGCTCTCGGAGGCCGAGCGCGTGCAGATTGAATCGCACGTGGTCCACACCTATCGCTTTCTCAGCCAGATCCCCTGGACCCGGGAGATCCGCGCGATCCCGGCGATCGCCGTCGGCCACCACGAGAAGCTGAACGGACAGGGCTATCCATACCGCCTGTCCGGCGCGGACATTCCGATCCAGACGCGGATGATGACGATCTCGGACATTTTCGACGCGCTCTCGGCGTCCGACCGTCCTTACAAGAAGGCGGTGCCGATCGAGCGCGCGCTGCAGATTCTCGACTTCGCGGTGAAAGACGGCGAGATCGATCCCGACCTGTTCCAGCTGTTCGTCGAAGCGAAGGTCTTCGAGCGCTGGAACGTCGAACCGGAACGGTACTGATGCGTGCCCGCGCGATCCAACGACCCCACCCCCACCTCTTCGAGATCTCCACGCTCCCCTGGCTCGAGCGGCTGTCGGCGGCGGCCGGCCGCGTCGTGACACTCGGCTCGGTGCCGGACGCCGAGTGGGACCGCCTGCGGGTGCTCGGATTCGATCTGGTGTACCTGATGGGGGTCTGGCGGCGCAGCGCGATCGGGCGGCAGATTGCGCGATCCGAGCGGCGGCTGTTCGAGGGCTACGACCGCGCGCTGCCGGGATGGACGCTGCGCGACGTCGCCGGCTCCCCGTACTGCATCGCCGAGTACTCGCCCGACCCGCGCGTGGGGACATGGGAGGAGATCGAACGGACGCGGGAGAAGCTGCACGCGCGCGGCATGGGGCTGGTGCTGGACTTCGTCCCCAACCACACCGGGTTCGACCACCCGTGGATCGCCTCGCACCCCCACCGCTACGTCACCGGATCGCTGGATCGGTTCCGCGCCGCGCCCGCCGACTTCCGGGTCGTGGAGCCGCCGGATGGCGAGCCGCGCTTCATCGCCTGCGGCCGCGACCCGTACTTCCCGGCGTGGACCGACGTCGCGCAGCTCAATTATTTCGAGCCCGACACGCGCGCGGCGATGATCGCCGAGCTAGGCGCGATCGCGGAGCGCTGCGACGGCGTCCGGTGCGACATGGCCATGCTGGTGCTGAACGACGTGTTCGCCCGCACGTGGGCCTCCTTCGCACCCGCCGACGCCCAGGCCGCCGTCCCGGGCGAGTTCTGGTCGGCCGTCCGCGCGGCGCTCCCGGGCTTCCTCCTCATCGCCGAAGCGTATTGGGACCTCGAGTGGCGCCTCCAGGAGCTGGGGTTCTCCTTCACGTACGACAAACGGCTGTACGACCGCCTGGCGCACGAGTCCTCCGGATCGGTGCGCGATCATCTGCGGGCCGCCATGGCGTACCAGAACCGGTCGGCGCGGTTTCTCGAGAACCACGACGAGCCGCGCAGCTTCGCGACCTTCGGGCCCGAACGGATCGAAGCCGCCGCGACGATCTGCGGGGCGTCGCCCGGCCTGCGCTTCTACTACGATGGGCAGTTCGAGGGCCGGACGCGTTTCGCGCCCGTCCAGTTGGCACGGTGGGCAGACGAACCGGAAGCGCCAGGGCTTCGCGGGTTCTACGATCGGCTGCTGGCAGCGACCGGCCACCGCGTGCTGCACGACGGCGACTGGTCGTTGCTCGACGTGGCTGAAGCGGGCGACGCCACAA is drawn from Acidobacteriota bacterium and contains these coding sequences:
- a CDS encoding carboxypeptidase regulatory-like domain-containing protein translates to MGVLSAAVLPSVAACRRGVPVVDPGPAPPTSDGTISGRLMTPGDASRLAGRRVEVVNVATGSRRSVSSGADGGFTVKVPPGKYRLQIELRPGEAIVKAPETIDINASVLDGDIVIEIAPGPARPHPADSTRGTEGLGAPIA
- a CDS encoding methyltransferase domain-containing protein, which translates into the protein MADWNAGVYHRVSAPQFNWGMRVLARLELDGTERIVDVGCGTGRLTREVASRVSAGRVVGVDRSASMLAQARTHLVDVGVPLVRAHAAALPFVAAFDVVFSTATFHWVLDHDALFRSLFVALASGGRLHAQAGGGPNLARLRGRASQLIQQEPYLTCFETGWSEPWTYADPETTRARMEHAGFRDVSTWLEPAPIQFDAADEFRAFVEIVCLHPYLNRLPPHLQSAFADALVSRAAADDPPFVLDYWRLNLTGRKP
- a CDS encoding YbaK/EbsC family protein, coding for MAIASPIREYLNSEDVSYVAFTHPVAFTAQEEAARSHVPGWAWAKIVVCFADDEPIQAVVPAPMNVDLGRLRALAHAAVLRLAREDEMAALYPGCEPGAEPPFGPLFHQRVFVDERLGGQDEVVFNGGTHRDAIRMGYRELVEITNAIVGRFGRPA
- a CDS encoding universal stress protein — encoded protein: MISITRILCPVDFSGHSRLALDYATALARWYEAEVVALHAHSVSMVPATIGAFPAATSVGVPLTREEITGDLDEFVRPVQAAQVRVRTVVAMGGAAHNILEAAEKLPASLIVMGTHGASGFERLMLGSITEKVLRKASCPVLVVPRRADAPSGRPIVFRRILCAVDFSPCSRKAASYALSLAEEAGGALTFLNVVEAFDDEPLTAARFDVAEYREHLRQAAGERLADLVPREARTWCDCHTVVRAGKPHREILEAARVMDADLIVVGVRGRNAVERALFGSTTNQVVRRAECPVLTVRS
- a CDS encoding D-aminoacylase; its protein translation is MRHGFAGFLLLLILATGIGLASYAVTRQPERYDVLILNGTVYDGTGGEGTRADVAIRGDRIARVGSLEGHGAGLVIDARGLAVAPGFINMLSWSTESLLVDGRSLGEIAQGVTTQIFGEGDSMGPLTPEMTKRRLEAQGDITFDITWTTLAGYLQELERRGVSQNVASFIGATTLREYVVGLEDRKATPEQIRQMQRLVRQEMEAGALGIGSSLIYAPAFYAGTEELIELCRAAAPYRGKYISHMRSEGNRLIEAVEELLRVAREAKVPAEIYHLKAAGQNNWPKMDRVIAMVEAARAEGLSITADMYTYPAGATGLDAAMPPWVLDGGYEALFKRLRDPKERARIARAIRTPTDEWENLYLAAGSADRVLLVDFKKPSMKKYTGLTLAEAAKQRGEDPVDTIMNLVLADESRVGTVYFMMSEENIRRQIRLPWLSFGSDAASMAPEEPFTRSSAHPRAYGNFARVLGKYVRDERVLTLGEAVRKLAALPAANLELEGRGLLKAGMFADLAIFDPATVADTATFEKPHQLAVGMKHVFVNGAHVLRDGEHTGVKPGRALRGAGARP
- a CDS encoding GAF domain-containing protein, which gives rise to MIADRSQRELAQLTRQLEELNRVGAALSAERELPKLLELILTKAREITGAEAGSLYIVETVPDALPPASGVDAPRQLRFRHAQNDAVQLPFREAPLAITDRSIAGHAALTGALLNIQDAYDLPAGVPYSLDQSFDEAAGYRTQSVLAVAMRTPKGDTVGVLQLINAKEDGRVVPFTAQHEALLTSLAAQAAVALENSLLYAAIQNLFEGFVRASIVAIEARDPTTSGHSFRVANLTVALAEAADRSGGGPLAGVTFSREEMRTIRYASLLHDFGKVGVREEVLVKAKKLYPHQLNLIHERFKLARRSREVAALQRRLDFLLANGREAYLQQLPQFDVELADGFGELDRLLAAILAANEPTVLAEGSFEALQEAAAFAFPDVDGASRSLLQPEEVRLLSLRKGSLSEAERVQIESHVVHTYRFLSQIPWTREIRAIPAIAVGHHEKLNGQGYPYRLSGADIPIQTRMMTISDIFDALSASDRPYKKAVPIERALQILDFAVKDGEIDPDLFQLFVEAKVFERWNVEPERY
- a CDS encoding alpha-amylase, which produces MRARAIQRPHPHLFEISTLPWLERLSAAAGRVVTLGSVPDAEWDRLRVLGFDLVYLMGVWRRSAIGRQIARSERRLFEGYDRALPGWTLRDVAGSPYCIAEYSPDPRVGTWEEIERTREKLHARGMGLVLDFVPNHTGFDHPWIASHPHRYVTGSLDRFRAAPADFRVVEPPDGEPRFIACGRDPYFPAWTDVAQLNYFEPDTRAAMIAELGAIAERCDGVRCDMAMLVLNDVFARTWASFAPADAQAAVPGEFWSAVRAALPGFLLIAEAYWDLEWRLQELGFSFTYDKRLYDRLAHESSGSVRDHLRAAMAYQNRSARFLENHDEPRSFATFGPERIEAAATICGASPGLRFYYDGQFEGRTRFAPVQLARWADEPEAPGLRGFYDRLLAATGHRVLHDGDWSLLDVAEAGDATNARLVAFRWRLGDELHVIVSNPGDQPAQGHVLVGADLPGTAPKLMFEDQIRDGRYEWDREALAERGLYVSLEAGRAHVFHVR